The Nitrospinaceae bacterium genome contains a region encoding:
- a CDS encoding TRAP transporter fused permease subunit: ADLLCAATSVVCIGYIAFNYEYVINREGLASPVSPTEYWLGVLTFFFLLDAVRRAAGWPLAAVTLTAILYAMLGAYMPGMLAHRGWSMSHLIAYLYFDQEGIFGIPLGISATYAALYILFGAFLNITGAGQFFIDLACSLAGKSHGGPAKIAVLSSAFFGSMSGTPVANVYGTGAFTIPMMIRLGYQRHFAAAVEAAASSGGALMPPVMGAAVFLMADITGIPYVNIAFAAIIPAVLYFLSVGLMVHFEAMRLGLTGLPEEEVPSLRQSLRNIHLIIPLVGLVYVLVSGFTAFRAAFIAILLCIGVSFVRKETRLTPRGAWEALRKGGQDVILIATATAASGIIIGVVALTGFALRFTSLVLSLSEVTLIFPLMLTMAACLILGVGMPSAASYIIVAALAVPALIDLGVDTLSAHLFAYYFAVLANVTPPVCMAAYAAASVAGAPMLRTGVTASKLALTGFLVPYMFVYGPALLLKGELIEIIWSIITALVGIFSLSASLEGWWLHRANMAERILLMGAAFSLIKPGLWSDVLGFVMFAIVLAWQLTTRQKNQGTPVRT, from the coding sequence CGGCAGATCTCTTGTGTGCCGCTACGTCCGTGGTGTGTATCGGATACATCGCCTTCAACTACGAATACGTCATAAACCGTGAAGGCCTGGCGAGCCCGGTTTCGCCGACGGAATACTGGTTGGGGGTGCTCACCTTTTTCTTCCTGCTCGACGCCGTTCGTCGTGCGGCTGGCTGGCCCCTCGCGGCGGTCACGCTGACAGCAATCCTCTATGCCATGCTGGGAGCCTACATGCCGGGGATGCTGGCCCACCGGGGCTGGAGCATGAGTCACTTAATCGCCTACTTGTACTTCGACCAGGAGGGAATCTTCGGCATCCCGCTCGGGATATCGGCCACCTACGCCGCTCTGTATATTCTTTTCGGAGCGTTTCTCAACATCACCGGCGCCGGGCAGTTTTTCATCGATCTGGCATGCTCGCTTGCGGGCAAGAGCCACGGCGGCCCGGCGAAGATCGCTGTGTTGTCTAGCGCATTTTTCGGATCCATGTCCGGCACCCCGGTGGCAAACGTTTACGGAACGGGCGCTTTCACAATTCCGATGATGATCCGCCTTGGCTACCAACGTCACTTCGCGGCCGCAGTGGAAGCCGCCGCCTCCAGCGGAGGTGCGCTCATGCCACCGGTAATGGGCGCGGCCGTTTTTCTCATGGCTGACATCACGGGTATTCCCTATGTCAACATTGCCTTTGCTGCCATCATCCCGGCGGTACTTTACTTCCTTTCGGTGGGACTCATGGTCCACTTCGAAGCGATGCGTTTGGGATTGACCGGTCTTCCAGAAGAAGAGGTCCCTTCCCTACGCCAGAGCCTGCGCAACATCCATCTGATCATTCCCCTCGTGGGTCTGGTCTATGTCTTGGTGTCGGGATTCACGGCCTTTCGCGCCGCATTCATAGCCATTCTCCTTTGCATCGGAGTGAGCTTTGTCCGAAAGGAAACGCGCCTCACCCCGAGGGGGGCCTGGGAGGCGCTTCGAAAGGGCGGACAGGATGTCATTCTCATCGCGACGGCAACCGCAGCCTCTGGAATCATAATCGGAGTGGTGGCCCTCACGGGTTTCGCCCTGCGGTTCACCTCATTGGTTCTTTCGCTCTCCGAGGTGACGTTGATCTTTCCGCTGATGCTGACAATGGCCGCCTGCCTGATCCTTGGTGTGGGGATGCCCTCGGCGGCCTCCTATATTATCGTCGCCGCGCTGGCCGTTCCGGCACTCATCGATTTGGGAGTGGACACTCTTTCCGCACATTTGTTCGCATACTATTTCGCCGTCCTAGCCAACGTGACCCCCCCGGTCTGCATGGCGGCTTATGCCGCAGCAAGCGTTGCCGGCGCGCCCATGCTCCGAACCGGTGTCACCGCCTCGAAGCTTGCCCTCACCGGTTTTCTGGTTCCGTATATGTTCGTCTATGGGCCCGCGCTTCTATTGAAGGGTGAACTCATAGAAATTATCTGGTCCATTATCACCGCCCTTGTCGGCATTTTCTCTCTGTCCGCATCTCTTGAGGGGTGGTGGCTACACCGGGCAAACATGGCGGAGCGCATTCTTCTCATGGGCGCCGCGTTTTCACTTATCAAGCCTGGCCTCTGGAGCGACGTGCTAGGATTCGTGATGTTCGCAATCGTCCTGGCATGGCAGTTGACCACTCGACAGAAAAATCAAGGGACACCTGTTCGCACCTAG
- a CDS encoding 2-dehydropantoate 2-reductase, translating to MSKRIAIFGAGAAGSYLGAFLTREGYDITLIDMWGQNVDTLNEKGLSVSGSQGPFTVPVRAIHMTDAINITEPFDIIFLATKSYDTEWSSHFIKRFLSPTGVVVNSQNCMNDRLTASIVGFDRQVGCVMSSINVALWEPAHVNRGGQPGRDRGHDVFRVGELHGQITPRVEEIADMLSCIDGSHATSNIWGERWSKLTTNSVGNPVGAMTGQGSQVIAQDHRARLIQVHIAKETCQVGLALHVNIAPVSGEEASKWANADDRAVFEELEAKFHPRSGAADWRSSMAQDVVKGRHTEIEYMNGYTVQRGREVGVPTPVGAAIVEVVKQIDAGTLKPDPSNVERVLELAGL from the coding sequence ATGAGTAAACGCATTGCTATATTCGGTGCCGGTGCGGCAGGCAGTTATCTCGGCGCGTTTTTGACCCGCGAGGGCTACGACATCACGCTGATCGACATGTGGGGGCAAAATGTCGACACCCTGAACGAGAAGGGGCTGAGCGTCTCGGGTTCTCAAGGGCCTTTCACGGTTCCGGTGCGGGCAATACATATGACTGACGCCATCAATATCACTGAGCCATTCGACATCATCTTCCTGGCCACGAAGTCTTACGACACGGAGTGGTCCAGCCATTTCATCAAGAGGTTCTTGTCGCCGACCGGTGTGGTGGTCAACAGCCAGAACTGTATGAATGATCGTTTAACCGCTTCCATTGTGGGCTTCGATCGCCAGGTGGGCTGCGTCATGTCCAGCATTAACGTGGCGCTTTGGGAGCCAGCCCATGTCAATCGGGGCGGCCAGCCGGGGCGGGACCGGGGACACGATGTCTTCCGCGTTGGTGAGCTACATGGTCAGATCACGCCTCGAGTTGAGGAGATAGCCGACATGCTGAGTTGCATCGATGGTTCTCACGCCACGTCCAATATCTGGGGGGAGCGCTGGTCCAAGCTCACCACAAATTCTGTGGGCAATCCCGTAGGCGCCATGACCGGCCAGGGATCGCAGGTGATCGCGCAGGATCATCGAGCCCGCCTGATACAGGTGCACATCGCCAAGGAAACCTGCCAAGTCGGTCTGGCTCTGCACGTTAACATCGCGCCCGTGAGTGGTGAAGAGGCCTCGAAGTGGGCCAATGCCGACGACCGCGCCGTATTTGAGGAGTTGGAGGCCAAGTTTCATCCCCGGTCCGGCGCAGCCGACTGGCGCTCGTCCATGGCGCAGGATGTGGTCAAAGGCCGACATACAGAGATTGAATACATGAATGGCTACACCGTGCAGCGGGGCCGAGAGGTGGGTGTCCCTACGCCTGTAGGCGCGGCCATCGTTGAGGTGGTGAAGCAAATCGACGCCGGCACGTTGAAGCCGGATCCTTCCAACGTGGAGCGGGTGCTGGAACTGGCCGGACTTTAG
- a CDS encoding Ldh family oxidoreductase — protein MVESGPLPEGTVRFPHKLIHEFITSAFRSLDVPQADARLMADVLVSADIRGIRSHGCGRLVAFMNRLEKGVINKSPQMEVRFGSDVTGTLDADNGLGPVAADRAMEEALERAGRHGAGFMAVCNCSHLGYVGYWAKKAMERGFIGISMTNGGGVVIPTFGIEPVLGTNPMSVAFPGGPDGHSFHLDMATSTVARGKVETTLREGTPLPSGWISEAFGPPHLDENSILSFDTPLLPLGGEGDETGGHKGYGLSLMVELFCSVLAGSNLQDRINAKKGNAPPGTGHFMGALKVEGFRDSTLVFGQIAQIFDTIRNSEKASGRNRIFIHGEPEAIAEEENRRLGIPLTPAVLEQVRGINERFQLGFKL, from the coding sequence ATGGTTGAATCTGGCCCCCTGCCCGAAGGCACCGTCCGCTTCCCACACAAACTCATCCACGAATTCATCACCTCCGCCTTTCGCTCCCTCGATGTTCCCCAGGCAGATGCAAGGCTGATGGCAGATGTTCTCGTCAGCGCCGATATCCGCGGTATCCGGAGCCACGGATGCGGCCGCCTGGTAGCCTTCATGAACCGGTTGGAGAAAGGCGTCATTAACAAAAGCCCACAGATGGAGGTTCGCTTCGGGAGCGATGTTACGGGTACGCTCGATGCCGATAACGGTTTGGGCCCCGTGGCCGCGGACCGGGCGATGGAGGAAGCGCTTGAGCGGGCCGGGAGGCACGGCGCCGGATTTATGGCTGTCTGCAATTGCAGCCACCTCGGCTACGTCGGCTACTGGGCGAAAAAAGCGATGGAGCGCGGCTTCATCGGCATCAGCATGACAAACGGCGGCGGAGTGGTGATTCCCACCTTCGGCATTGAGCCCGTTTTGGGGACCAACCCGATGAGCGTCGCCTTCCCCGGCGGGCCCGATGGGCACAGCTTCCACCTCGACATGGCCACCTCCACTGTCGCCAGGGGAAAGGTGGAGACGACTCTCCGGGAGGGAACACCCCTGCCCAGTGGATGGATCTCCGAAGCTTTCGGGCCGCCCCACTTGGATGAAAACAGTATTCTCTCATTCGACACCCCGCTTCTTCCGCTGGGCGGCGAGGGCGATGAAACGGGCGGCCACAAAGGGTACGGACTCTCCCTCATGGTGGAGCTGTTTTGCAGCGTGCTTGCGGGGTCCAACCTGCAGGACCGGATCAACGCGAAGAAGGGAAATGCGCCTCCGGGCACCGGTCATTTCATGGGAGCGTTGAAAGTGGAGGGTTTCCGAGATTCCACTCTCGTCTTTGGTCAGATAGCCCAGATTTTCGACACCATCCGAAATTCGGAAAAGGCGTCCGGGCGCAACCGCATTTTTATTCATGGAGAGCCCGAAGCCATCGCGGAGGAAGAAAACCGGCGGCTGGGCATCCCTCTCACCCCTGCCGTGTTGGAACAGGTCCGCGGGATAAACGAGCGATTCCAGCTCGGATTCAAACTGTGA